A single region of the Xiphias gladius isolate SHS-SW01 ecotype Sanya breed wild chromosome 17, ASM1685928v1, whole genome shotgun sequence genome encodes:
- the dpp3 gene encoding dipeptidyl peptidase 3 isoform X1 produces MLRCVRSWKKNPTRMGFEPTRAEHNGLAVHRLNHSATSSCGLLKRRNCSLSSVSNLRLKMVDSQYYLPNDIGISALDCGEAFRLLSPQEKMYAHYLSRAAWYGGLAVLLQTSPESANIFVLLQRIFRKQTPSQLAQVATAAGLSSEEYQAFLVYAAGLYANMGNYKSFGDTKFIPNLPKDKLKALVKASQAFQEQPAEMEALWDSCSCLLYSLEDRQKQLGLGDKGITTYFSGNCCLEDAELAQKFLDSKKLSAYNTRLFKKDHGGKACYEVRLASAVQKDCAVDGECESCCGSFNFEDREFTVKRGDYAALMEKVCYHLQQAQAYAANENQRKMLEEYTRSFTLGSVEAHKEGSRYWIKDKGPIVESYIGFIESYRDPFGSRGEFEGFVAVVNKAMSKRFAKLVSSAEVLLPELPWPREFEKDTFLKPDFTSLDVLTFAGSGIPAGINIPNYDDIRQSEGFKNVSLGNVLAVAYATQKEKLTFLEEDDKDLFIKWKGPSFEVQVGLHELLGHGSGKLFVQDDKGKFNFDQSKVINPETGEVVSSWYRGSETWDSKFSTIASSYEECRAECVGLYLCLNKQVLSIFGHEGQDAEDVVYINWLSMVRAGLLGLEFYTPESKSWRQAHMQARFVILRVLLEAGEGLVGLEVVTGQDGKPDARITLDRSKIHTVGKDAIHRFLCKLQVFKSTADVEGGRALYDGYSSVSDSGAHNFLRLRETVLLRKEARKMFVQANTRVKGDSVELVEYEGSAAGLICSFTERFQDDAEQLEADLLELSKRDAPCWC; encoded by the exons TTCCTTATCATCAGTGTCGAACCTGAGACTAAAGATGGTGGACTCTCAGTACTACCTCCCAAATGACATTGGTATCTCTGCACTTGACTGTGGTGAGGCCTTCCGTTTGCTTTCACCTCAGGAGAAGATGTATGCTCACTACCTGTCACGTGCTGCCTG GTATGGTGGTCTGGCAGTGCTGCTGCAGACATCCCCCGAGTCGGCAAACATCTTTGTCTTGCTGCAGAGGATCTTCAGGAAGCAGACGCCTTCACAGCTGGCACAAGTCGCCACAGCAGCTGGACTCAGCTCTGAGGAGTACCAG GCCTTCTTGGTGTATGCAGCAGGTCTGTATGCCAACATGGGAAACTACAAGTCTTTCGGAGACACCAAGTTCATCCCAAATCTGCCAAAG GACAAGCTGAAAGCTCTGGTGAAGGCCAGCCAGGCATTTCAGGAGCAGCCCGCTGAGATGGAGGCTCTGTGGGACAGCTGCTCATGTCTTCTCTACTCcctggaagacagacagaaacagctgGGGCTGGGCGACAAG ggAATTACCACCTACTTCTCAGGAAACTGCTGTCTGGAGGATGCTGAGCTGGCTCAGAAGTTCCTTGACTCAAAA AAACTGTCTGCTTATAACACCCGTCTGTTTAAGAAGGACCATGGAGGGAAAGCCTGCTATGAGGTGCGCTTGGCTTCAGCTGTGCAGAAAG ATTGTGCAGTGGATGGGGAATGTGAGTCGTGCTGTGGCAGCTTCAACTTTGAAGACAGGGAGTTCACTGTGAAGAGAGGAGACTATGCTGCTCTCATGGAGAAAGTCTGCTATCACCTCCAACAAGCACAG GCATATGCTGCCAATGAGAACCAGAGAAAGATGCTTGAAGAATACACGCGCAGCTTCACCCTTGGCTCAGTTGAAGCCCATAAAGAGGGCTCGCGCTATTGGATCAAAGACAAAGGACCAATTGTTGAGAG TTATATAGGTTTCATAGAGAGCTACAGAGACCCATTTGGCTCCAGAGGAGAGTTCGAAG GTTTCGTTGCAGTTGTGAACAAGGCGATGAGCAAGCGTTTTGCCAAGCTGGTGAGCTCAGCCGAAGTCTTGCTTCCTGAACTGCCTTGGCCCAGGGAGTTTGAAAAGGACACTTTCCTTAAACCTGATTTTACCTCGTTGGATGTCCTCACCTTTGCTGGGAGCGGAATACCAGCTGGCATCAACATCCCCAACT aTGATGACATCAGACAGTCAGAGGGCTTTAAAAACGTGTCACTAGGCAACGTGCTGGCCGTAGCCTATgctacacaaaaagaaaaactcaccTTCCTGGAGGAGGACGACAAG gaTTTGTTTATCAAGTGGAAGGGCCCATCATTCGAGGTGCAGGTTGGACTTCATGAGCTGCTGGGCCATGGAAGCGGCAAGCTGTTTGTCCAG GATGACAAGGGCAAGTTCAACTTTGACCAGAGCAAGGTGATCAACCCAGAGACTGGAGAAGTG GTGTCCAGTTGGTATCGGGGCAGCGAGACGTGGGATAGTAAATTCTCCACGATTGCTTCTTCTTATGAAGAATGCCGTGCTGAGTGTGTCGGACTCTATCTGTGTCTCAACAAACAAGTGCTCAG TATTTTTGGCCATGAAGGCCAGGATGCAGAGGATGTGGTGTACATCAACTGGCTCAGTATGGTCAGAGCTGGACTGTTGGGCCTGGAGTTCTACACACCTGAGAGCAAGAGCTGGAGACAG GCTCACATGCAGGCCCGTTTTGTGATCCTGCGTGTTCTGCTGGAGGCCGGGGAGGGCCTGGTGGGCCTGGAGGTAGTGACTGGACAGGACGGCAAGCCTGACGCTCGAATCACACTGGACCGGAGCAAGATTCACACTGTGGGCAAGGACGCCATCCACAGGTTCCTTTGTAAACTGCAG GTCTTTAAGTCGACAGCAGATGTGGAAGGAGGCAGGGCTCTCTATGACGGCTACTCCAGCGTCAGCGACAGCGGCGCTCACAACTTCTTGCGTCTCCGGGAGACGGTGCTGCTGAGGAAGGAAGCTCGAAAGATGTTTGTCCAAGCCAACACCAGAGTCAAGG GGGACAGCGTAGAGCTGGTGGAATATGAAGGCAGCGCGGCAGGTCTGATTTGCTCTTTCACGGAACGCTTCCAAGACGACGCAGAGCAGCTGGAGGCCGACCTTCTGGAGCTGAGCAAAAGAGACGCTCCCTGCTGGTGTTGA
- the LOC120802418 gene encoding ras and Rab interactor 2-like yields MAQQEEPLYDFPEPSQSERKFLGHQRGQGSLRSISVLDRLLLTVPVWLQLSINPATALHILQREPPGTFLVRKSRTSHRNVLCVRLADDSVPSFVHQFGIREEHCTLSVETSAISFPDLPRLISFYCVSRDVLPFPLELPEAIAKATSHKELESISHMGIEFWSSHLNVRGPREAPKPQKDTEKKPDTVTSASTAAPPQTSSESTPQPNSDYQLNTVLQSDTTTKQSGPNPTLFHEFCPITTRSPRELDCGSGLGALCFINPLFLQSQNALSRRRMFKRSLKVRVSTETSTMLSPPLAPPPPPPLMPKTKGRCKAPKQEQEDAQPSEGPGLLKGENLSQVPQSDPTAQDTKPPTQIQDTPSEAQMQPPSTIPHSQPETQEQGRTPGQTQAGVEGVGATAQLPAVMENLPDDSDYMQPSPMINFSHSPSLSPYLSPAVSPMAPPLFPKMSLSLSLHSSPCVSPSLSPYQSPSLSPKVPFSISPHDSPSASPSLSPYQSPSPSPKIPFGLSLFTSAPFSQLAEQAHHTPATPSRPDQQRSERDSELEGAGAGENKDEDGDTNEELQEKGLVLQMNAASLNDTDSCSSFGSLEGAAETPPHSPHSQNNTMSL; encoded by the exons ATGGCGCAGCAAGAAGAGCCTCTGTATGATTTCCCGGAGCCCAGCCAGTCGGAGCGCAAGTTCCTTGGGCATCAAAGGGGACAGGGCTCCCTGAGAAGCATCAGCGTACTGGACCGTCTCCTGCTCACAGTCCCTGTCTGGCTTCAGCTGTCAATCAACCCGGCCACTGCACTGCACATACTGCAGAGAGAGCCTCCTGGG ACATTCCTGGTGCGAAAGTCCCGCACATCCCATAGAAACGTGCTGTGCGTCCGCTTGGCGGATGACAGCGTGCCATCCTTCGTTCATCAGTTTGGCATCAGGGAGGAACACTGCA CTCTGTCTGTGGAGACTTCAGCCATCAGCTTTCCAGATCTCCCGAGACTAATTTCCTTCTACTGTGTCAGCAG agATGTATTACCCTTCCCTCTGGAGCTTCCTGAGGCCATTGCAAAGGCAACATCCCACAAAGAGCTGGAGTCCATCTCACATATGGGAATAG AATTTTGGAGTTCCCACCTAAATGTCCGTGGGCCACGGGAGGCACCTAAGCCCCAGAAGGACACGGAGAAGAAGCCAGACACTGTAACCTCAGCCTCGACGGCTGCTCCTCCACAGACAAGCTCTGAGTCCACTCCCCAGCCCAACTCAGACTACCAGCTCAACACAGTACTTCAGTCAGACACTACCACCAAACAATCGGGTCCCAACCCCACTCTGTTCCACGAGTTTTGTCCAATCACGACGCGCAGCCCCAGAGAGTTGGACTGTGGCTCCGGCCTGGGCGCTCTCTGTTTCATCAACCCCCTTTTCCTGCAGTCTCAGAACGCTTTGTCCAGACGGCGCATGTTCAAACGCAGCCTCAAGGTTCGGGTCTCCACAGAGACATCAACCATGCTGTCACCTCCTCTtgctccaccacctccaccgcCTCTAATGCCCAAAACTAAGGGGAGATGTAAAGCCCCGAAACAGGAACAAGAAGACGCTCAACCCAGTGAAGGCCCAGGCCTTTTAAAGGGTGAAAACCTAAGTCAAGTCCCTCAGAGTGATCCCACAGCTCAGGACACCAAGCCTCCGACACAGATACAGGACACGCCCAGTGAGGCCCAAATGCAGCCTCCATCAACAATTCCTCACTCGCAGCCTGAGACGCAGGAGCAGGGCCGAACACCGGGCCAAACTCAAGCCGGAGTCGAGGGAGTGGGGGCTACAGCTCAGCTACCGGCAGTAATGGAGAATCTCCCGGATGATTCAGACTACATGCAGCCCTCTCCAATGATCAATTTCTCCcattctccctcactctctccttaCCTCTCCCCAGCTGTTTCTCCCATGGCGCCCCCccttttccccaaaatgtctctgtccctctctcttcacagctctccctgtgtttctccctctctctccccttatCAATCCCCATCACTTTCTCCCAAGGTCCCCTTTTCTATCTCTCCTCATGACTCACCCAGTGCCTCGCCCTCTCTTTCACCTTATCAGTCCCCATCCCCTTCTCCAAAGATCCCCTTCGgtctttctctcttcacctCGGCACCCTTCTCTCAGCTGGCAGAGCAGGCTCATCACACACCTGCTACCCCTTCAAGGCCAGATCAGCAAagatcagagagagacagtgagctGGAGGGAGCAGGTGCAGGTGAAAATAAGGATGAAGACGGCGACACGAATGAGGAACTGCAGGAAAAGGGTCTGGTTTTACAGATGAATGCAGCTTCTCTTAATGACACAGACAGCTGCAGTTCCTTCGGCAGTCTTGAGGGGGCAGCAGAGACTCCACCTCACTCACCCCACAGTCAGAACAACACGATGAGCCTGTAG
- the dpp3 gene encoding dipeptidyl peptidase 3 isoform X2: MVDSQYYLPNDIGISALDCGEAFRLLSPQEKMYAHYLSRAAWYGGLAVLLQTSPESANIFVLLQRIFRKQTPSQLAQVATAAGLSSEEYQAFLVYAAGLYANMGNYKSFGDTKFIPNLPKDKLKALVKASQAFQEQPAEMEALWDSCSCLLYSLEDRQKQLGLGDKGITTYFSGNCCLEDAELAQKFLDSKKLSAYNTRLFKKDHGGKACYEVRLASAVQKDCAVDGECESCCGSFNFEDREFTVKRGDYAALMEKVCYHLQQAQAYAANENQRKMLEEYTRSFTLGSVEAHKEGSRYWIKDKGPIVESYIGFIESYRDPFGSRGEFEGFVAVVNKAMSKRFAKLVSSAEVLLPELPWPREFEKDTFLKPDFTSLDVLTFAGSGIPAGINIPNYDDIRQSEGFKNVSLGNVLAVAYATQKEKLTFLEEDDKDLFIKWKGPSFEVQVGLHELLGHGSGKLFVQDDKGKFNFDQSKVINPETGEVVSSWYRGSETWDSKFSTIASSYEECRAECVGLYLCLNKQVLSIFGHEGQDAEDVVYINWLSMVRAGLLGLEFYTPESKSWRQAHMQARFVILRVLLEAGEGLVGLEVVTGQDGKPDARITLDRSKIHTVGKDAIHRFLCKLQVFKSTADVEGGRALYDGYSSVSDSGAHNFLRLRETVLLRKEARKMFVQANTRVKGDSVELVEYEGSAAGLICSFTERFQDDAEQLEADLLELSKRDAPCWC; this comes from the exons ATGGTGGACTCTCAGTACTACCTCCCAAATGACATTGGTATCTCTGCACTTGACTGTGGTGAGGCCTTCCGTTTGCTTTCACCTCAGGAGAAGATGTATGCTCACTACCTGTCACGTGCTGCCTG GTATGGTGGTCTGGCAGTGCTGCTGCAGACATCCCCCGAGTCGGCAAACATCTTTGTCTTGCTGCAGAGGATCTTCAGGAAGCAGACGCCTTCACAGCTGGCACAAGTCGCCACAGCAGCTGGACTCAGCTCTGAGGAGTACCAG GCCTTCTTGGTGTATGCAGCAGGTCTGTATGCCAACATGGGAAACTACAAGTCTTTCGGAGACACCAAGTTCATCCCAAATCTGCCAAAG GACAAGCTGAAAGCTCTGGTGAAGGCCAGCCAGGCATTTCAGGAGCAGCCCGCTGAGATGGAGGCTCTGTGGGACAGCTGCTCATGTCTTCTCTACTCcctggaagacagacagaaacagctgGGGCTGGGCGACAAG ggAATTACCACCTACTTCTCAGGAAACTGCTGTCTGGAGGATGCTGAGCTGGCTCAGAAGTTCCTTGACTCAAAA AAACTGTCTGCTTATAACACCCGTCTGTTTAAGAAGGACCATGGAGGGAAAGCCTGCTATGAGGTGCGCTTGGCTTCAGCTGTGCAGAAAG ATTGTGCAGTGGATGGGGAATGTGAGTCGTGCTGTGGCAGCTTCAACTTTGAAGACAGGGAGTTCACTGTGAAGAGAGGAGACTATGCTGCTCTCATGGAGAAAGTCTGCTATCACCTCCAACAAGCACAG GCATATGCTGCCAATGAGAACCAGAGAAAGATGCTTGAAGAATACACGCGCAGCTTCACCCTTGGCTCAGTTGAAGCCCATAAAGAGGGCTCGCGCTATTGGATCAAAGACAAAGGACCAATTGTTGAGAG TTATATAGGTTTCATAGAGAGCTACAGAGACCCATTTGGCTCCAGAGGAGAGTTCGAAG GTTTCGTTGCAGTTGTGAACAAGGCGATGAGCAAGCGTTTTGCCAAGCTGGTGAGCTCAGCCGAAGTCTTGCTTCCTGAACTGCCTTGGCCCAGGGAGTTTGAAAAGGACACTTTCCTTAAACCTGATTTTACCTCGTTGGATGTCCTCACCTTTGCTGGGAGCGGAATACCAGCTGGCATCAACATCCCCAACT aTGATGACATCAGACAGTCAGAGGGCTTTAAAAACGTGTCACTAGGCAACGTGCTGGCCGTAGCCTATgctacacaaaaagaaaaactcaccTTCCTGGAGGAGGACGACAAG gaTTTGTTTATCAAGTGGAAGGGCCCATCATTCGAGGTGCAGGTTGGACTTCATGAGCTGCTGGGCCATGGAAGCGGCAAGCTGTTTGTCCAG GATGACAAGGGCAAGTTCAACTTTGACCAGAGCAAGGTGATCAACCCAGAGACTGGAGAAGTG GTGTCCAGTTGGTATCGGGGCAGCGAGACGTGGGATAGTAAATTCTCCACGATTGCTTCTTCTTATGAAGAATGCCGTGCTGAGTGTGTCGGACTCTATCTGTGTCTCAACAAACAAGTGCTCAG TATTTTTGGCCATGAAGGCCAGGATGCAGAGGATGTGGTGTACATCAACTGGCTCAGTATGGTCAGAGCTGGACTGTTGGGCCTGGAGTTCTACACACCTGAGAGCAAGAGCTGGAGACAG GCTCACATGCAGGCCCGTTTTGTGATCCTGCGTGTTCTGCTGGAGGCCGGGGAGGGCCTGGTGGGCCTGGAGGTAGTGACTGGACAGGACGGCAAGCCTGACGCTCGAATCACACTGGACCGGAGCAAGATTCACACTGTGGGCAAGGACGCCATCCACAGGTTCCTTTGTAAACTGCAG GTCTTTAAGTCGACAGCAGATGTGGAAGGAGGCAGGGCTCTCTATGACGGCTACTCCAGCGTCAGCGACAGCGGCGCTCACAACTTCTTGCGTCTCCGGGAGACGGTGCTGCTGAGGAAGGAAGCTCGAAAGATGTTTGTCCAAGCCAACACCAGAGTCAAGG GGGACAGCGTAGAGCTGGTGGAATATGAAGGCAGCGCGGCAGGTCTGATTTGCTCTTTCACGGAACGCTTCCAAGACGACGCAGAGCAGCTGGAGGCCGACCTTCTGGAGCTGAGCAAAAGAGACGCTCCCTGCTGGTGTTGA